One region of Vigna angularis cultivar LongXiaoDou No.4 chromosome 10, ASM1680809v1, whole genome shotgun sequence genomic DNA includes:
- the LOC108335966 gene encoding heat shock factor protein HSF8 isoform X1 — protein sequence MDSGASAPTAPIPNANAPPPFLSKTYDMVEDPSTDAIVSWSATNNSFIVWDPPEFARDLLPKYFKHNNFSSFVRQLNTYGFRKVDPDRWEFANEGFLRGQKHLLRNITRRKPAHGQNHQQAQQPHGQSSSVGACVEVGKFGLEEEVERLKRDKNVLMQELVRLRQQQQTTDNQLQTMVQRLQGMEQRQQQMMSFLAKAVQSPGFFAQFVQQNESNRRISEVNKKRRLKQEGIAETVSAATPDGQIVKYQPLANEAAKAMLKQIMKWDTSRVESFNKNPEEYIIGDASSSSSGMDSSGSSGWTSGVTLKEVSPASVQSSHVPAATGTQGHVRPTVKPEFPSVPQAVASENVTKDGGHGVPSIPVSQADMVIPDLPPITEMVTGNMLDIPEENYMATESDEGYMDPSLGDAGSFPIDFEVISPDNIDDFLGNPSIWDEILQTPVPEDIDTNIADVSNGNEVQSTENGWSKTQRMDHLTEQMGLLSSDTKRV from the exons ATGGATAGCGGTGCGTCCGCTCCGACGGCGCCGATTCCGAACGCCAACGCGCCGCCGCCATTTCTGAGCAAGACTTATGACATGGTCGAAGACCCTTCCACCGACGCGATCGTGTCATGGAGCGCAACCAACAACAGCTTCATCGTGTGGGACCCACCCGAATTTGCCAGGGACCTTTTGCCCAAATACTTCAAACACAACAACTTCTCCAGCTTCGTTAGACAGTTAAACACTTAT GGTTTCAGAAAGGTTGATCCAGATCGTTGGGAATTTGCAAATGAGGGTTTTTTGAGGGGTCAAAAGCACTTGCTTAGGAATATAACACGAAGAAAACCTGCCCATGGTCAAAATCATCAACAGGCTCAGCAACCCCATGGACAGAGTTCATCAGTAGGGGCATGTGTTGAAGTCGGAAAGTTTGGGCTTGAGGAAGAGGTTGAGAGGCTTAAAAGAGATAAGAATGTGCTCATGCAAGAGCTTGTGAGATTGAGGCAGCAGCAACAGACCACTGATAACCAGTTGCAAACAATGGTTCAGCGCCTTCAGGGAATGGAGCAACGACAGCAGCAAATGATGTCATTCCTTGCGAAAGCTGTTCAGAGCCCTGGATTCTTTGCTCAGTTTGTACAACAAAATGAGAGCAATAGGCGCATAAGTGAAGTCAACAAAAAGCGTAGGCTCAAGCAGGAAGGTATTGCAGAAACAGTGAGTGCTGCTACTCCAGATGGACAAATCGTTAAATATCAACCTCTGGCGAATGAAGCTGCAAAAGCCATGCTTAAGCAGATCATGAAATGGGATACTTCTCGTGTagaatcttttaataaaaaccCCGAGGAGTACATCATTGGTGATGCTTCATCATCTTCCAGTGGAATGGACAGTAGTGGCTCTTCAGGCTGGACTTCCGGAGTCACTCTTAAGGAGGTATCTCCAGCTTCGGTGCAGTCTTCACACGTTCCAGCTGCTACTGGCACCCAAGGGCATGTCCGCCCGACTGTTAAACCCGAATTTCCGTCTGTACCACAAGCAGTAGCTTCTGAAAATGTTACAAAGGATGGAGGACATGGTGTGCCTTCTATCCCCGTTTCTCAAGCAGATATGGTGATCCCTGATCTTCCTCCAATAACAGAGATGGTGACAGGAAATATGCTTGATATTCCCGAAGAAAATTATATGGCAACTGAATCGGATGAGGGATATATGGATCCTTCACTGGGCGATGCCGGGTCATTTCCCATTGATTTTGAGGTCATTTCACCTGATAACATTGATGATTTCTTAGGAAATCCTTCTATTTGGGATGAAATTTTGCAAACTCCAGTTCCAGAGGATATCGACACCAATATTGCCGATGTATCCAACGGGAATGAGGTCCAGTCAACGGAAAATGGATGGAGCAAAACTCAACGTATGGATCACCTTACAGAGCAGATGGGTCTTCTTTCTTCTGATACAAAACGAGTTTGA
- the LOC108335966 gene encoding heat shock factor protein HSF8 isoform X2 produces the protein MISTYRTMGFRKVDPDRWEFANEGFLRGQKHLLRNITRRKPAHGQNHQQAQQPHGQSSSVGACVEVGKFGLEEEVERLKRDKNVLMQELVRLRQQQQTTDNQLQTMVQRLQGMEQRQQQMMSFLAKAVQSPGFFAQFVQQNESNRRISEVNKKRRLKQEGIAETVSAATPDGQIVKYQPLANEAAKAMLKQIMKWDTSRVESFNKNPEEYIIGDASSSSSGMDSSGSSGWTSGVTLKEVSPASVQSSHVPAATGTQGHVRPTVKPEFPSVPQAVASENVTKDGGHGVPSIPVSQADMVIPDLPPITEMVTGNMLDIPEENYMATESDEGYMDPSLGDAGSFPIDFEVISPDNIDDFLGNPSIWDEILQTPVPEDIDTNIADVSNGNEVQSTENGWSKTQRMDHLTEQMGLLSSDTKRV, from the exons ATGATATCGACATATCGTACCATG GGTTTCAGAAAGGTTGATCCAGATCGTTGGGAATTTGCAAATGAGGGTTTTTTGAGGGGTCAAAAGCACTTGCTTAGGAATATAACACGAAGAAAACCTGCCCATGGTCAAAATCATCAACAGGCTCAGCAACCCCATGGACAGAGTTCATCAGTAGGGGCATGTGTTGAAGTCGGAAAGTTTGGGCTTGAGGAAGAGGTTGAGAGGCTTAAAAGAGATAAGAATGTGCTCATGCAAGAGCTTGTGAGATTGAGGCAGCAGCAACAGACCACTGATAACCAGTTGCAAACAATGGTTCAGCGCCTTCAGGGAATGGAGCAACGACAGCAGCAAATGATGTCATTCCTTGCGAAAGCTGTTCAGAGCCCTGGATTCTTTGCTCAGTTTGTACAACAAAATGAGAGCAATAGGCGCATAAGTGAAGTCAACAAAAAGCGTAGGCTCAAGCAGGAAGGTATTGCAGAAACAGTGAGTGCTGCTACTCCAGATGGACAAATCGTTAAATATCAACCTCTGGCGAATGAAGCTGCAAAAGCCATGCTTAAGCAGATCATGAAATGGGATACTTCTCGTGTagaatcttttaataaaaaccCCGAGGAGTACATCATTGGTGATGCTTCATCATCTTCCAGTGGAATGGACAGTAGTGGCTCTTCAGGCTGGACTTCCGGAGTCACTCTTAAGGAGGTATCTCCAGCTTCGGTGCAGTCTTCACACGTTCCAGCTGCTACTGGCACCCAAGGGCATGTCCGCCCGACTGTTAAACCCGAATTTCCGTCTGTACCACAAGCAGTAGCTTCTGAAAATGTTACAAAGGATGGAGGACATGGTGTGCCTTCTATCCCCGTTTCTCAAGCAGATATGGTGATCCCTGATCTTCCTCCAATAACAGAGATGGTGACAGGAAATATGCTTGATATTCCCGAAGAAAATTATATGGCAACTGAATCGGATGAGGGATATATGGATCCTTCACTGGGCGATGCCGGGTCATTTCCCATTGATTTTGAGGTCATTTCACCTGATAACATTGATGATTTCTTAGGAAATCCTTCTATTTGGGATGAAATTTTGCAAACTCCAGTTCCAGAGGATATCGACACCAATATTGCCGATGTATCCAACGGGAATGAGGTCCAGTCAACGGAAAATGGATGGAGCAAAACTCAACGTATGGATCACCTTACAGAGCAGATGGGTCTTCTTTCTTCTGATACAAAACGAGTTTGA